Within the Veillonellales bacterium genome, the region GGTATCCAGTCCGCTGATAATCCGCAACAGCGTGCTTTTGCCGCAACCACTGGCACCGATAATGCTTACGAACTCATATTGTGACACACTGAGGGAAAGATCATCCAGAACCGTGAATCGGCGATCCTGATTTCGGTAAGCCTTAGAAAGATGGCTGATAACCAAATATTTTTGTTCACTCATACGCCGGTAAAGCACTCCTTCCAGCGAATCATTTTCCGTTCCGCTGCCCGCAGAATACTGTCCATTGCCTTGCCAACCACGCCGATCGCCAGCATGCCCACCAGCACCCGATCAGTTTGCGCCAAAGCCCGGGCATCGGTCAGCATATAGCCGATCCCCTTCATTCCGGCAGACAGTTCCGCCGCCAGTACACACATCCAGGCATACCCGAGACCGATGCGAAGTCCGGCGATAATAAACGGCAGCGAGCCGGGCAGAATAACTTTGGCGATAAATTTACCCCGGGGAACTTCCAGTACTTTCGCCAGCTCGACAAACCGGTAATCCGTATGCCGGATTCCGTCCAGAACATTGATGAAAATCGGAAAAAAGGACCCCATGATAATAATAAAAATCTTAGACCCTTCCTCAATGCCGAACCAGAGAATGGATAAGGGCAGCCAGGCGATGGGAGGAATAGGACGGAGAAACTGAATCATGCCATCCATCACGTCAAACAAAAAAGGGGAAAGGCCGAGGGCCATACCCAGCCCCACTCCCAAAACAGCGGCGAAAAAAAAGCCCTCTAACACTCTCACTATACTAGTTCCCAAATGGACGACAAGCTCGCCGCTGTTCAACATAACCCCAACAGCAGTCAGCACCTGGCAGG harbors:
- a CDS encoding ABC transporter permease; the encoded protein is MAQIAGERTAAVKNKGLTLPENWKKFLLPCVVVAFWQGITVSGMVKPILLPSPCQVLTAVGVMLNSGELVVHLGTSIVRVLEGFFFAAVLGVGLGMALGLSPFLFDVMDGMIQFLRPIPPIAWLPLSILWFGIEEGSKIFIIIMGSFFPIFINVLDGIRHTDYRFVELAKVLEVPRGKFIAKVILPGSLPFIIAGLRIGLGYAWMCVLAAELSAGMKGIGYMLTDARALAQTDRVLVGMLAIGVVGKAMDSILRAAERKMIRWKECFTGV